The Caenorhabditis elegans chromosome II genome has a segment encoding these proteins:
- the T05B9.2 gene encoding Apple domain-containing protein (Confirmed by transcript evidence) produces the protein MCHEPSTSAEQSTDCLETVFLPVETVPDTVSFLFDSAFRIGTRSQCIILLLMALFIPCSAKGKCFNTQIGMSIEGGNYRRIRNFVDRECAKECIEDFSCFGYEWNSEEKICYLKSRSTSGKLIAKPNTMVGFCQDDEDEVRYRLQDHVIVGPIVMEADDVPDGEECKENCRKVGALYYSWRPNSDNQRSNVVPVEEEEDDEEQEVLGHCECISTMNELRLEYDAFSGFIPIPKHKHRRSILLRPFEI, from the exons ATGTGTCACGAGCCATCAACGTCTGCTGAGCAGTCGACAGACTGTCTTGAAACTGTATTCTTACCTGTAGAAACCGTACCAGATACCGTATCATTTTTGTTTGACTCTGCTTTTCGAATAGGCACCCGTTCACAGTGCATCATCCTTTTGCTAATGGCTCTTTTTATTCCCTGCTCAG CCAAAGGGAAGTGCTTCAACACTCAAATTGGAATGAGTATCGAAGGTGGGAACTATCGAAGGATACGAAATTTCGTGGATcgaga ATGTGCGAAAGAGTGCATCGAAGATTTCTCATGTTTTGGCTACGAATGGAATAGCGAAGAGAAGATATGCTATCTGAAATCACGGAGCACGTCTGGAAAGCTCATCGCTAAACCGAACACTATGGTCGGATTCTGCCAAGATGATG AAGATGAGGTACGGTATCGCCTTCAAGATCATGTAATAGTTGGTCCAATCGTGATGGAGGCTGATGATGTGCCAGATGGAGAAGAGTGCAAGGAAAACTGTCGGAAGGTCGGTGCATTGTACTACTCCTGGAGGCCCAACAGCGACAATCAACGGAGTAACGTTGTACcagtagaagaagaagaagatgatgaagaacaAGAAGTTCTAG gtcacTGTGAATGCATCAGCACGATGAACGAACTACGATTAGAATACGACGCGTTTTCCGGTTTCATCCCAATTCCAAAGCACAAACATCGACGAAGTATTTTACTGAGGCCttttgaaatatga
- the T05B9.2 gene encoding Apple domain-containing protein (Confirmed by transcript evidence), which produces MCHEPSTSAEQSTDCLETVFLPVETVPDTVSFLFDSAFRIGTRSQCIILLLMALFIPCSAKGKCFNTQIGMSIEGGNYRRIRNFVDRECAKECIEDFSCFGYEWNSEEKICYLKSRSTSGKLIAKPNTMVGFCQDDDEVRYRLQDHVIVGPIVMEADDVPDGEECKENCRKVGALYYSWRPNSDNQRSNVVPVEEEEDDEEQEVLGHCECISTMNELRLEYDAFSGFIPIPKHKHRRSILLRPFEI; this is translated from the exons ATGTGTCACGAGCCATCAACGTCTGCTGAGCAGTCGACAGACTGTCTTGAAACTGTATTCTTACCTGTAGAAACCGTACCAGATACCGTATCATTTTTGTTTGACTCTGCTTTTCGAATAGGCACCCGTTCACAGTGCATCATCCTTTTGCTAATGGCTCTTTTTATTCCCTGCTCAG CCAAAGGGAAGTGCTTCAACACTCAAATTGGAATGAGTATCGAAGGTGGGAACTATCGAAGGATACGAAATTTCGTGGATcgaga ATGTGCGAAAGAGTGCATCGAAGATTTCTCATGTTTTGGCTACGAATGGAATAGCGAAGAGAAGATATGCTATCTGAAATCACGGAGCACGTCTGGAAAGCTCATCGCTAAACCGAACACTATGGTCGGATTCTGCCAAGATGATG ATGAGGTACGGTATCGCCTTCAAGATCATGTAATAGTTGGTCCAATCGTGATGGAGGCTGATGATGTGCCAGATGGAGAAGAGTGCAAGGAAAACTGTCGGAAGGTCGGTGCATTGTACTACTCCTGGAGGCCCAACAGCGACAATCAACGGAGTAACGTTGTACcagtagaagaagaagaagatgatgaagaacaAGAAGTTCTAG gtcacTGTGAATGCATCAGCACGATGAACGAACTACGATTAGAATACGACGCGTTTTCCGGTTTCATCCCAATTCCAAAGCACAAACATCGACGAAGTATTTTACTGAGGCCttttgaaatatga
- the T05B9.2 gene encoding Apple domain-containing protein (Confirmed by transcript evidence) gives MSIEGGNYRRIRNFVDRECAKECIEDFSCFGYEWNSEEKICYLKSRSTSGKLIAKPNTMVGFCQDDEDEVRYRLQDHVIVGPIVMEADDVPDGEECKENCRKVGALYYSWRPNSDNQRSNVVPVEEEEDDEEQEVLGHCECISTMNELRLEYDAFSGFIPIPKHKHRRSILLRPFEI, from the exons ATGAGTATCGAAGGTGGGAACTATCGAAGGATACGAAATTTCGTGGATcgaga ATGTGCGAAAGAGTGCATCGAAGATTTCTCATGTTTTGGCTACGAATGGAATAGCGAAGAGAAGATATGCTATCTGAAATCACGGAGCACGTCTGGAAAGCTCATCGCTAAACCGAACACTATGGTCGGATTCTGCCAAGATGATG AAGATGAGGTACGGTATCGCCTTCAAGATCATGTAATAGTTGGTCCAATCGTGATGGAGGCTGATGATGTGCCAGATGGAGAAGAGTGCAAGGAAAACTGTCGGAAGGTCGGTGCATTGTACTACTCCTGGAGGCCCAACAGCGACAATCAACGGAGTAACGTTGTACcagtagaagaagaagaagatgatgaagaacaAGAAGTTCTAG gtcacTGTGAATGCATCAGCACGATGAACGAACTACGATTAGAATACGACGCGTTTTCCGGTTTCATCCCAATTCCAAAGCACAAACATCGACGAAGTATTTTACTGAGGCCttttgaaatatga
- the T05B9.2 gene encoding Apple domain-containing protein (Confirmed by transcript evidence) codes for MSIEGGNYRRIRNFVDRECAKECIEDFSCFGYEWNSEEKICYLKSRSTSGKLIAKPNTMVGFCQDDDEVRYRLQDHVIVGPIVMEADDVPDGEECKENCRKVGALYYSWRPNSDNQRSNVVPVEEEEDDEEQEVLGHCECISTMNELRLEYDAFSGFIPIPKHKHRRSILLRPFEI; via the exons ATGAGTATCGAAGGTGGGAACTATCGAAGGATACGAAATTTCGTGGATcgaga ATGTGCGAAAGAGTGCATCGAAGATTTCTCATGTTTTGGCTACGAATGGAATAGCGAAGAGAAGATATGCTATCTGAAATCACGGAGCACGTCTGGAAAGCTCATCGCTAAACCGAACACTATGGTCGGATTCTGCCAAGATGATG ATGAGGTACGGTATCGCCTTCAAGATCATGTAATAGTTGGTCCAATCGTGATGGAGGCTGATGATGTGCCAGATGGAGAAGAGTGCAAGGAAAACTGTCGGAAGGTCGGTGCATTGTACTACTCCTGGAGGCCCAACAGCGACAATCAACGGAGTAACGTTGTACcagtagaagaagaagaagatgatgaagaacaAGAAGTTCTAG gtcacTGTGAATGCATCAGCACGATGAACGAACTACGATTAGAATACGACGCGTTTTCCGGTTTCATCCCAATTCCAAAGCACAAACATCGACGAAGTATTTTACTGAGGCCttttgaaatatga